Proteins from a single region of Seriola aureovittata isolate HTS-2021-v1 ecotype China chromosome 9, ASM2101889v1, whole genome shotgun sequence:
- the frmd4bb gene encoding FERM domain-containing protein 4B isoform X3: protein MTEGRLCQVQLLDDRKLELLVQPKLLSYELLDLVSSHFNLKEKEFFGLAFFDDNGQRKWLQMDRRVLEHDFSKKPGPIALNFLVRFYVENITQLKDIITVELFFLNAKSAVYNGIIEVESENVFKLAANALQEAKGDYTSDENTRAELKKLPTLPTKVLKEHPSLAYCEDRVIEYYKQLKGLSRGQAIVQYLTLVESLPTYGVHYYEVKDKQGIPWWLGISYKGIGQYDLQDKLKPRKLYQWKQLENLYFREKKFAVEVNDPHRRAVTKRTFGQTGLLIHTWYASHSLIKTIWVMAISQHQFYLDRKQSKAKLGTARSLEEIAMDLTEHGGAKMNRLGDTGLKNNFITASNGSLVSTGSADSEMSEEQKKEKLSELRKKEQEIQDILAKKTKELKKICLREAELTGKLPKEYPLSSGERPPQVRRRVGTAFKLDDLFPYNEDPFLRNLESRFALQQKIVEAAKKLANEPELCKTVKKKRRRNCLDAMHKLQQIEDEMNQYRIKKGKKPTQRASVIIADELVRSDCSSLSSLPLDDDDSDGVSQRPRSRSVQVSPQLSPMRSLGAEYDLDRQASPRENHNNKNHSRSEGSPHCFRHRSGSLESQPRLRKDTDSEKPVFILSQAHRSNSTEVLEDCSSYTSQSSLDYCGAANSHYSTLDSRTSTMHRLHRKVEVYGNTGSMPNLVQHHSGCSYSCDASAHYAPSPYYVTDYPCSDIEPFGNGAYVYENEVEGHYNVNPSYQINGYHGHDRFRHYSSDRADSLSQNPYATVRPPRNREGPRNELLAKNMQKALVAEHLRGWYHRSRGHRDGGRGMLAGYDFDSGSQLSLGYQTMPAAFSHSSRTTSFSSVSSVESTGNWRNQLAVGLTEYDTPVTPQYPHPGAHSTPYNRSPTHSRFSPENKVSDTVPKNSESVEVVGDEATSTDEPSDNHSST from the exons ATGACTGAGGGCAGACTGTGCCAAGTGCAGCTGCTGGATGACAGgaagctggagctgctggttcAG CCGAAGCTGCTGTCGTACGAACTCCTCGACTTGGTGTCCTCCCACTTCAACCTCAAAGAAAAGGAATTCTTTGGACTCGCATTTTTTGATGACAA TGGTCAGCGTAAGTGGTTGCAGATGGACCGCAGAGTTCTTGAACATGACTTTTCGAAGAAGCCTGGGCCCATTGCCCTCAACTTCCTGGTCAG GTTTTATGTAGAGAACATAACGCAGCTGAAGGACATCATAACGGTGGAATTATTCTTCCTGAATGCGAAATCTGCTGTCTACAAT GGGATCATTGAAGTGGAAAGTGAAAACGTCTTCAAATTAGCTGCAAATGCTTTGCAG GAGGCTAAGGGAGACTACACAAG CGATGAAAACACTCGAGCTGAGTTGAAGAAGCTACCAACTCTTCCCACCAAAGTACTCAAGGAACACCCATCACTTGCATACTG TGAGGATCGAGTAATTGAATATTATAAACAGCTGAAAGGGTTGTCCCGAGGACAAGCCATTGTGCA GTATTTGACATTAGTGGAATCCTTGCCCACGTACGGCGTGCACTATTATGAAGTTAAG GATAAACAAGGGATCCCATGGTGGCTTGGAATCAGCTATAAAGGCATCGGCCAGTACGACCTGCAGGATAAATTAAAACCTCGAAAG CTATACCAGTGGAAGCAGCTGGAAAACTTgtacttcagagaaaaaaaatttgctGTAGAAGTTAATGATCCACACAG GAGAGCAGTAACCAAGCGCACCTTTGGGCAGACAGGGCTACTTATCCACACATGGTATGCCAGCCATTCTCTGATCAAAACCATTTGGGTCATGGCTATTAGCCAGCACCAGTTTTACTTGGacagaaagcaaagcaaa gcTAAATTAGGAACAGCAAGGAGTCTGGAGGAAATCGCCATGGATCTCACAGAGCATGGAGGAGCAAAAATGAACAGACTGGGAGACACAGGCCTAAAGAATAACTTCATAACAGCCAGCAATGGGAGCCTGGTATCTACAG GTTCTGCAGACTCTGAAATGAGTGAGgaacagaagaaagagaaactcTCCgagctgagaaaaaaagaacaagagatCCAAGATATTTTGgccaagaaaacaaaagaactgAAAAAGATTTGCCTGCGAGAGGCG gagcTTACTGGCAAGCTGCCAAAAGAGTATCCACTCTCCTCAGGTGAAAGACCGCCACAGGTCAGACGGCGTGTCGGCACTGCTTTCAAGTTAGATGACCTGTTCCCCTACAATGAG GATCCTTTCCTCAGGAACCTGGAGAGCAGATTTGCCCTGCAGCAAAAGATTGTGGAGGCGGCTAAGAAACTTGCAAATGAGCCAGAATTGTGCAAAACAgtcaagaagaagaggagaagaaactgTTTGGATGCCATGCACAAACTCCAGCAGATAGAGGATGAGATGAACCAGTACAGAatcaaaaagggaaaaaagccCACGCAGCGGGCCTCAGTAATCATTGCAG ATGAACTCGTCCGTTCAGACTGTAGCTCCCTGTCTAGTCTCCCACTGGATGATG ATGACTCAGACGGCGTCAGCCAGAGGCCACGCTCACGGTCAGTCCAAGTTTCCCCTCAGCTGAGTCCAATGCGATCGCTGGGGGCAGAATATGATCTGGATAGACAGGCATCTCCGAGGGAAAATCACAATAACAAGAACCACAGCAG GTCAGAGGGGTCTCCTCATTGCTTCAGGCATCGCAGCGGAAGTCTGGAGTCACAACCTCGACTGAGAAAAGACACAGACTCGGAGAAGCCAGTGTTTATCTTGTCACAGGCCCACCGCAGCAACAGCACAGAGGTGTTAGAGGACTGCTCCTCCTACACTAGTCAGTCCAGTCTGGACTACTGCGGGGCAGCCAACTCCCACTACAGTACTCTGGACTCCCGCACCTCAACCATGCATCGTCTCCACAGGAAGGTGGAAGTGTATGGAAATACCGGGAGTATGCCCAACTTGGTCCAGCACCATTCTGGTTGTAGTTATTCATGTGACGCCTCAGCACACTATGCACCTAGTCCCTACTACGTCACCGATTACCCCTGCTCGGACATCGAGCCTTTCGGTAACGGTGCCTATGTGTATGAGAATGAAGTCGAAGGCCACTACAACGTCAACCCTTCCTACCAAATAAATGGGTATCATGGACATGACAGATTCAGGCACTATAGCAGTGACCGGGCAGATAGTCTGTCCCAGAATCCCTACGCGACAGTGAGGCCACCGCGGAACAGAGAGGGGCCCAGAAATGAGCTCTTGGCCAAGAACATGCAGAAGGCCCTGGTGGCAGAGCATCTGAGAGGCTGGTATCACCGGAGCAGGGGCcacagggatggagggagggggatgCTGGCTGGATATGACTTCGACAGCGGCTCTCAGCTCAGCCTGGGCTACCAGACCATGCCAGCGGCCTTCAGCCACTCCAGCAGaaccacctccttctcctcag TGTCCTCAGTGGAGAGCACGGGCAACTGGCGCAACCAGCTGGCGGTCGGCCTGACAGAGTACGATACACCCGTCACACCTCAGTACCCTCACCCTGGAGCTCACTCCACTCCGTACAACCGCAGTCCTACACACAGCCG ATTTTCTCCAGAAAACAAAGTGTCTGACACAGTGCCTAAAAATTCTGAGTCAGTTGAGGTGGTTGGTGATGAGGCCACTAGTACAGATGAACCATCAGACAACCATTCTAGCACTTAA
- the frmd4bb gene encoding FERM domain-containing protein 4B isoform X1 has protein sequence MTEGRLCQVQLLDDRKLELLVQPKLLSYELLDLVSSHFNLKEKEFFGLAFFDDNGQRKWLQMDRRVLEHDFSKKPGPIALNFLVRFYVENITQLKDIITVELFFLNAKSAVYNGIIEVESENVFKLAANALQEAKGDYTSDENTRAELKKLPTLPTKVLKEHPSLAYCEDRVIEYYKQLKGLSRGQAIVQYLTLVESLPTYGVHYYEVKDKQGIPWWLGISYKGIGQYDLQDKLKPRKLYQWKQLENLYFREKKFAVEVNDPHRRAVTKRTFGQTGLLIHTWYASHSLIKTIWVMAISQHQFYLDRKQSKAKLGTARSLEEIAMDLTEHGGAKMNRLGDTGLKNNFITASNGSLVSTGSADSEMSEEQKKEKLSELRKKEQEIQDILAKKTKELKKICLREAELTGKLPKEYPLSSGERPPQVRRRVGTAFKLDDLFPYNEDPFLRNLESRFALQQKIVEAAKKLANEPELCKTVKKKRRRNCLDAMHKLQQIEDEMNQYRIKKGKKPTQRASVIIADELVRSDCSSLSSLPLDDDDSDGVSQRPRSRSVQVSPQLSPMRSLGAEYDLDRQASPRENHNNKNHSRLAFEGQEASHYYQNPREVSSTHSSPYKTLPRPPRDPRSMPPTPVMTRNAYSSSQLRSEGSPHCFRHRSGSLESQPRLRKDTDSEKPVFILSQAHRSNSTEVLEDCSSYTSQSSLDYCGAANSHYSTLDSRTSTMHRLHRKVEVYGNTGSMPNLVQHHSGCSYSCDASAHYAPSPYYVTDYPCSDIEPFGNGAYVYENEVEGHYNVNPSYQINGYHGHDRFRHYSSDRADSLSQNPYATVRPPRNREGPRNELLAKNMQKALVAEHLRGWYHRSRGHRDGGRGMLAGYDFDSGSQLSLGYQTMPAAFSHSSRTTSFSSVSSVESTGNWRNQLAVGLTEYDTPVTPQYPHPGAHSTPYNRSPTHSRFSPENKVSDTVPKNSESVEVVGDEATSTDEPSDNHSST, from the exons ATGACTGAGGGCAGACTGTGCCAAGTGCAGCTGCTGGATGACAGgaagctggagctgctggttcAG CCGAAGCTGCTGTCGTACGAACTCCTCGACTTGGTGTCCTCCCACTTCAACCTCAAAGAAAAGGAATTCTTTGGACTCGCATTTTTTGATGACAA TGGTCAGCGTAAGTGGTTGCAGATGGACCGCAGAGTTCTTGAACATGACTTTTCGAAGAAGCCTGGGCCCATTGCCCTCAACTTCCTGGTCAG GTTTTATGTAGAGAACATAACGCAGCTGAAGGACATCATAACGGTGGAATTATTCTTCCTGAATGCGAAATCTGCTGTCTACAAT GGGATCATTGAAGTGGAAAGTGAAAACGTCTTCAAATTAGCTGCAAATGCTTTGCAG GAGGCTAAGGGAGACTACACAAG CGATGAAAACACTCGAGCTGAGTTGAAGAAGCTACCAACTCTTCCCACCAAAGTACTCAAGGAACACCCATCACTTGCATACTG TGAGGATCGAGTAATTGAATATTATAAACAGCTGAAAGGGTTGTCCCGAGGACAAGCCATTGTGCA GTATTTGACATTAGTGGAATCCTTGCCCACGTACGGCGTGCACTATTATGAAGTTAAG GATAAACAAGGGATCCCATGGTGGCTTGGAATCAGCTATAAAGGCATCGGCCAGTACGACCTGCAGGATAAATTAAAACCTCGAAAG CTATACCAGTGGAAGCAGCTGGAAAACTTgtacttcagagaaaaaaaatttgctGTAGAAGTTAATGATCCACACAG GAGAGCAGTAACCAAGCGCACCTTTGGGCAGACAGGGCTACTTATCCACACATGGTATGCCAGCCATTCTCTGATCAAAACCATTTGGGTCATGGCTATTAGCCAGCACCAGTTTTACTTGGacagaaagcaaagcaaa gcTAAATTAGGAACAGCAAGGAGTCTGGAGGAAATCGCCATGGATCTCACAGAGCATGGAGGAGCAAAAATGAACAGACTGGGAGACACAGGCCTAAAGAATAACTTCATAACAGCCAGCAATGGGAGCCTGGTATCTACAG GTTCTGCAGACTCTGAAATGAGTGAGgaacagaagaaagagaaactcTCCgagctgagaaaaaaagaacaagagatCCAAGATATTTTGgccaagaaaacaaaagaactgAAAAAGATTTGCCTGCGAGAGGCG gagcTTACTGGCAAGCTGCCAAAAGAGTATCCACTCTCCTCAGGTGAAAGACCGCCACAGGTCAGACGGCGTGTCGGCACTGCTTTCAAGTTAGATGACCTGTTCCCCTACAATGAG GATCCTTTCCTCAGGAACCTGGAGAGCAGATTTGCCCTGCAGCAAAAGATTGTGGAGGCGGCTAAGAAACTTGCAAATGAGCCAGAATTGTGCAAAACAgtcaagaagaagaggagaagaaactgTTTGGATGCCATGCACAAACTCCAGCAGATAGAGGATGAGATGAACCAGTACAGAatcaaaaagggaaaaaagccCACGCAGCGGGCCTCAGTAATCATTGCAG ATGAACTCGTCCGTTCAGACTGTAGCTCCCTGTCTAGTCTCCCACTGGATGATG ATGACTCAGACGGCGTCAGCCAGAGGCCACGCTCACGGTCAGTCCAAGTTTCCCCTCAGCTGAGTCCAATGCGATCGCTGGGGGCAGAATATGATCTGGATAGACAGGCATCTCCGAGGGAAAATCACAATAACAAGAACCACAGCAG ATTAGCTTTTGAAGGTCAGGAGGCTTCCCACTACTACCAGAATCCAAGAGAGGTCTCCTCCACCCACAGTAGTCCCTATAAAACCCTTCCCAGACCTCCTAGAGATCCACGCAGCATGCCTCCCACCCCGGTTATGACCCGCAATGcctacagcagcagccagctcAG GTCAGAGGGGTCTCCTCATTGCTTCAGGCATCGCAGCGGAAGTCTGGAGTCACAACCTCGACTGAGAAAAGACACAGACTCGGAGAAGCCAGTGTTTATCTTGTCACAGGCCCACCGCAGCAACAGCACAGAGGTGTTAGAGGACTGCTCCTCCTACACTAGTCAGTCCAGTCTGGACTACTGCGGGGCAGCCAACTCCCACTACAGTACTCTGGACTCCCGCACCTCAACCATGCATCGTCTCCACAGGAAGGTGGAAGTGTATGGAAATACCGGGAGTATGCCCAACTTGGTCCAGCACCATTCTGGTTGTAGTTATTCATGTGACGCCTCAGCACACTATGCACCTAGTCCCTACTACGTCACCGATTACCCCTGCTCGGACATCGAGCCTTTCGGTAACGGTGCCTATGTGTATGAGAATGAAGTCGAAGGCCACTACAACGTCAACCCTTCCTACCAAATAAATGGGTATCATGGACATGACAGATTCAGGCACTATAGCAGTGACCGGGCAGATAGTCTGTCCCAGAATCCCTACGCGACAGTGAGGCCACCGCGGAACAGAGAGGGGCCCAGAAATGAGCTCTTGGCCAAGAACATGCAGAAGGCCCTGGTGGCAGAGCATCTGAGAGGCTGGTATCACCGGAGCAGGGGCcacagggatggagggagggggatgCTGGCTGGATATGACTTCGACAGCGGCTCTCAGCTCAGCCTGGGCTACCAGACCATGCCAGCGGCCTTCAGCCACTCCAGCAGaaccacctccttctcctcag TGTCCTCAGTGGAGAGCACGGGCAACTGGCGCAACCAGCTGGCGGTCGGCCTGACAGAGTACGATACACCCGTCACACCTCAGTACCCTCACCCTGGAGCTCACTCCACTCCGTACAACCGCAGTCCTACACACAGCCG ATTTTCTCCAGAAAACAAAGTGTCTGACACAGTGCCTAAAAATTCTGAGTCAGTTGAGGTGGTTGGTGATGAGGCCACTAGTACAGATGAACCATCAGACAACCATTCTAGCACTTAA
- the frmd4bb gene encoding FERM domain-containing protein 4B isoform X2, translating to MTEGRLCQVQLLDDRKLELLVQPKLLSYELLDLVSSHFNLKEKEFFGLAFFDDNGQRKWLQMDRRVLEHDFSKKPGPIALNFLVRFYVENITQLKDIITVELFFLNAKSAVYNGIIEVESENVFKLAANALQEAKGDYTSDENTRAELKKLPTLPTKVLKEHPSLAYCEDRVIEYYKQLKGLSRGQAIVQYLTLVESLPTYGVHYYEVKDKQGIPWWLGISYKGIGQYDLQDKLKPRKLYQWKQLENLYFREKKFAVEVNDPHRRAVTKRTFGQTGLLIHTWYASHSLIKTIWVMAISQHQFYLDRKQSKAKLGTARSLEEIAMDLTEHGGAKMNRLGDTGLKNNFITASNGSLVSTGSADSEMSEEQKKEKLSELRKKEQEIQDILAKKTKELKKICLREAELTGKLPKEYPLSSGERPPQVRRRVGTAFKLDDLFPYNEDPFLRNLESRFALQQKIVEAAKKLANEPELCKTVKKKRRRNCLDAMHKLQQIEDEMNQYRIKKGKKPTQRASVIIADELVRSDCSSLSSLPLDDDDSDGVSQRPRSRSVQVSPQLSPMRSLGAEYDLDRQASPRENHNNKNHSRLAFEGQEASHYYQNPREVSSTHSSPYKTLPRPPRDPRSMPPTPVMTRNAYSSSQLRSEGSPHCFRHRSGSLESQPRLRKDTDSEKPVFILSQAHRSNSTEVLEDCSSYTSQSSLDYCGAANSHYSTLDSRTSTMHRLHRKVEVYGNTGSMPNLVQHHSGCSYSCDASAHYAPSPYYVTDYPCSDIEPFGNGAYVYENEVEGHYNVNPSYQINGYHGHDRFRHYSSDRADSLSQNPYATVRPPRNREGPRNELLAKNMQKALVAEHLRGWYHRSRGHRDGGRGMLAGYDFDSGSQLSLGYQTMPAAFSHSSRTTSFSSVSSVESTGNWRNQLAVGLTEYDTPVTPQYPHPGAHSTPYNRSPTHSRFHLDGSYMSIN from the exons ATGACTGAGGGCAGACTGTGCCAAGTGCAGCTGCTGGATGACAGgaagctggagctgctggttcAG CCGAAGCTGCTGTCGTACGAACTCCTCGACTTGGTGTCCTCCCACTTCAACCTCAAAGAAAAGGAATTCTTTGGACTCGCATTTTTTGATGACAA TGGTCAGCGTAAGTGGTTGCAGATGGACCGCAGAGTTCTTGAACATGACTTTTCGAAGAAGCCTGGGCCCATTGCCCTCAACTTCCTGGTCAG GTTTTATGTAGAGAACATAACGCAGCTGAAGGACATCATAACGGTGGAATTATTCTTCCTGAATGCGAAATCTGCTGTCTACAAT GGGATCATTGAAGTGGAAAGTGAAAACGTCTTCAAATTAGCTGCAAATGCTTTGCAG GAGGCTAAGGGAGACTACACAAG CGATGAAAACACTCGAGCTGAGTTGAAGAAGCTACCAACTCTTCCCACCAAAGTACTCAAGGAACACCCATCACTTGCATACTG TGAGGATCGAGTAATTGAATATTATAAACAGCTGAAAGGGTTGTCCCGAGGACAAGCCATTGTGCA GTATTTGACATTAGTGGAATCCTTGCCCACGTACGGCGTGCACTATTATGAAGTTAAG GATAAACAAGGGATCCCATGGTGGCTTGGAATCAGCTATAAAGGCATCGGCCAGTACGACCTGCAGGATAAATTAAAACCTCGAAAG CTATACCAGTGGAAGCAGCTGGAAAACTTgtacttcagagaaaaaaaatttgctGTAGAAGTTAATGATCCACACAG GAGAGCAGTAACCAAGCGCACCTTTGGGCAGACAGGGCTACTTATCCACACATGGTATGCCAGCCATTCTCTGATCAAAACCATTTGGGTCATGGCTATTAGCCAGCACCAGTTTTACTTGGacagaaagcaaagcaaa gcTAAATTAGGAACAGCAAGGAGTCTGGAGGAAATCGCCATGGATCTCACAGAGCATGGAGGAGCAAAAATGAACAGACTGGGAGACACAGGCCTAAAGAATAACTTCATAACAGCCAGCAATGGGAGCCTGGTATCTACAG GTTCTGCAGACTCTGAAATGAGTGAGgaacagaagaaagagaaactcTCCgagctgagaaaaaaagaacaagagatCCAAGATATTTTGgccaagaaaacaaaagaactgAAAAAGATTTGCCTGCGAGAGGCG gagcTTACTGGCAAGCTGCCAAAAGAGTATCCACTCTCCTCAGGTGAAAGACCGCCACAGGTCAGACGGCGTGTCGGCACTGCTTTCAAGTTAGATGACCTGTTCCCCTACAATGAG GATCCTTTCCTCAGGAACCTGGAGAGCAGATTTGCCCTGCAGCAAAAGATTGTGGAGGCGGCTAAGAAACTTGCAAATGAGCCAGAATTGTGCAAAACAgtcaagaagaagaggagaagaaactgTTTGGATGCCATGCACAAACTCCAGCAGATAGAGGATGAGATGAACCAGTACAGAatcaaaaagggaaaaaagccCACGCAGCGGGCCTCAGTAATCATTGCAG ATGAACTCGTCCGTTCAGACTGTAGCTCCCTGTCTAGTCTCCCACTGGATGATG ATGACTCAGACGGCGTCAGCCAGAGGCCACGCTCACGGTCAGTCCAAGTTTCCCCTCAGCTGAGTCCAATGCGATCGCTGGGGGCAGAATATGATCTGGATAGACAGGCATCTCCGAGGGAAAATCACAATAACAAGAACCACAGCAG ATTAGCTTTTGAAGGTCAGGAGGCTTCCCACTACTACCAGAATCCAAGAGAGGTCTCCTCCACCCACAGTAGTCCCTATAAAACCCTTCCCAGACCTCCTAGAGATCCACGCAGCATGCCTCCCACCCCGGTTATGACCCGCAATGcctacagcagcagccagctcAG GTCAGAGGGGTCTCCTCATTGCTTCAGGCATCGCAGCGGAAGTCTGGAGTCACAACCTCGACTGAGAAAAGACACAGACTCGGAGAAGCCAGTGTTTATCTTGTCACAGGCCCACCGCAGCAACAGCACAGAGGTGTTAGAGGACTGCTCCTCCTACACTAGTCAGTCCAGTCTGGACTACTGCGGGGCAGCCAACTCCCACTACAGTACTCTGGACTCCCGCACCTCAACCATGCATCGTCTCCACAGGAAGGTGGAAGTGTATGGAAATACCGGGAGTATGCCCAACTTGGTCCAGCACCATTCTGGTTGTAGTTATTCATGTGACGCCTCAGCACACTATGCACCTAGTCCCTACTACGTCACCGATTACCCCTGCTCGGACATCGAGCCTTTCGGTAACGGTGCCTATGTGTATGAGAATGAAGTCGAAGGCCACTACAACGTCAACCCTTCCTACCAAATAAATGGGTATCATGGACATGACAGATTCAGGCACTATAGCAGTGACCGGGCAGATAGTCTGTCCCAGAATCCCTACGCGACAGTGAGGCCACCGCGGAACAGAGAGGGGCCCAGAAATGAGCTCTTGGCCAAGAACATGCAGAAGGCCCTGGTGGCAGAGCATCTGAGAGGCTGGTATCACCGGAGCAGGGGCcacagggatggagggagggggatgCTGGCTGGATATGACTTCGACAGCGGCTCTCAGCTCAGCCTGGGCTACCAGACCATGCCAGCGGCCTTCAGCCACTCCAGCAGaaccacctccttctcctcag TGTCCTCAGTGGAGAGCACGGGCAACTGGCGCAACCAGCTGGCGGTCGGCCTGACAGAGTACGATACACCCGTCACACCTCAGTACCCTCACCCTGGAGCTCACTCCACTCCGTACAACCGCAGTCCTACACACAGCCG ATTTCACCTGGACGGAAGCTACATGAGCATCAACTGA
- the lmod3 gene encoding leiomodin-3 translates to MSNSRDIDDLNEEDIDEDELLAMLSPEELKELQSEMDVIIAPDESVPVGQRQKDQTEKTPTGTFDHRSLVDYLYWEKESKRMLEEERVPATLLPSEKTLREEAEKKEEEEETVKYEEYEVIEEIIVEEAVDGADGEEIIEEIIEEIVEEVDERDEMDKEVDEKDEREVKLPVNTDEHENTDKHVRPLDNNTETVTENNTDGNQPFSDVEEKAESSAPKHSASHVEEKEEIKMTDSLPPKDTPEETEINESSDKLPQKEERKINKLKIPKLALNNIKMTSRPSGNETNLDSTLDKIRNNHPSVTEVNLNNIENIPKEMLLDYVNALKKNKHVKTFSIANTGVDENIAFNLANMLRENRSITTLNIESNFVTGKGIVAIIRCLQFNETLTELRFHNQRHMLGHHAEMEISRLIKANNTLLKMGYHFELPGPRMVVTNILTRNLDRQRQVRKEEQKQQQLKEQKELMQLYENTLNLPPGLLQMLGYIPPLELLQEHGLVPPSTDLSALPETQHQTEQPEPQMQLKQKRIPKQSSAEPANSLRDVQLKRTPKKRDPFLDLDPRDDRRPERFQLRRTSSVKDASSREMTDEKPNLTAVIKTLKPVPRRRVPPKVDLTPRDQLLSEIKKSNVAYLKPVPLPKVLESSETSLF, encoded by the exons ATGTCAAACAGCAGGGACATTGATGATCTCAATGAGGAAGACATTGATGAGGATGAGCTCCTTGCTATGCTTTCGCCTGAGGAGCTTAAGGAGCTTCAGAGTGAGATGGATGTTATTATTGCCCCAGATGAGAGTGTACCGgttggacagagacagaaggaccAGACAGAAAAGACTCCGACGGGGACGTTTGACCACAGATCCCTGGTTGATTACCTTTACTGGGAGAAAGAGTCCAAACGCATGCTCGAGGAAGAAAGAGTGCCTGCTACTCTGTTGCCTAGTGAG aaAACTTTGAGGGAGGaagctgaaaagaaagaagaagaagaagaaactgtgaAATATGAAGAGTATGAAGTGATAGAAGAAATCATTGTGGAAGAAGCGGTGGATGGTGCAGATGGAGAGGAAATTATAGAGGAGATAATTGAGGAAATTGTTGAAGAGGTGGATGAGAGGGATGAGATGGACAAAGAGGTGGATGAGAAAGATGAGCGAGAGGTGAAGCTGCCTGTGAATACAGATGAACATGAAAATACTGACAAACATGTACGTCCTCTGGataacaacacagaaacagttacagaaaataatacagATGGCAATCAGCCTTTTTCAGACGTAGAGGAGAAGGCCGAGAGCTCAGCTCCCAAACACAGTGCATCACATgttgaagagaaagaggaaattaaaatgacagacTCTTTGCCTCCCAAAGATACtccagaggagacagagataaATGAAAGCAGTGATAAGCTCccacagaaagaagagagaaaaattaacaaattaaagaTTCCAAAGCTGGCactgaataatataaaaatgacatcaagACCTTCAGGAAATGAGACAAACTTGGATTCGACACTTGACAAAATCCGCAACAACCACCCCTCTGTCACTGAGGTGAACCTCAACAATATAGAAAACATTCCCAAAGAGATGCTTTTGGACTACGTCAATGCCTTGAAGAAGAATAAACATGTGAAAACTTTCAGTATAGCCAACACCGGTGTCGATGAAAACATAGCGTTCAACCTGGCCAACATGTTGCGAGAGAATCGCAGCATTACGACTTTGAATATTGAGTCTAATTTTGTAACAGGAAAGGGCATCGTAGCCATCATCCGCTGCCTCCAATTCAATGAGACTCTCACAGAGCTGCGATTTCACAACCAGAGGCACATGCTGGGTCACCATGCAGAGATGGAGATCTCACGTCTGATCAAGGCCAACAACACCCTTTTGAAGATGGGCTACCACTTTGAGCTGCCAGGGCCCAGGATGGTGGTGACCAATATTTTAACCAGGAATCTCGACCGTCAGAGGCAGGTGAGGAAGGAggagcagaaacagcagcaactgAAGGAGCAAAAGGAGCTGATGCAGCTGTATGAGAACACCCTAAACCTGCCTCCTGGTTTACTTCAGATGCTGGGGTACATACCGCCCCTAGAACTCTTGCAGGAGCATGGGCTTGTCCCACCCTCGACAGACCTGAGCGCCTTGCCTGAAACGCAGCACCAGACAGAGCAGCCAGAGCCTCAGATGCAgctcaaacaaaaaagaattcCCAAACAATCCAGTGCCGAACCAGCAAATTCACTAAGGGACGTCCAGCTGAAGAGGACGCCCAAGAAACGTGACCCGTTTCTGGATCTGGACCCAAGGGATGACAGGAGACCAGAGAGGTTCCAACTGAGGAGGACTTCCAGTGTGAAGGATGCAAGCAGTCGAGAGATGACGGATGAGAAACCCAACCTGACTGCTGTGATTAAGACTTTGAAGCCCGTCCCTCGCAGACGAGTGCCACCAAAAGTTGATCTCACGCCACGTGATCAGCTCCTAAGTGAGATTAAAAAGAGCAACGTAGCCTATCTCAAACCC GTGCCGCTCCCTAAAGTCCTGGAATCAAGTGAAACGAGTCTCTTCTGA